The Glycine max cultivar Williams 82 chromosome 3, Glycine_max_v4.0, whole genome shotgun sequence sequence TAGAGTTGACTCGTAGACTCGTAAGAATCTActtcgtaaaaaaaaatatatggataataagtaaatatattcaaaatgcaCCAATTTGCAAACAGATGACAATAAGTTCATAGTTCAtagttcatacttcatattagtctattacaaaacacaacaacTGACCCTACAATGTTAGAGTTGGATCAATCTTGTTACTGAAATTCAATAGAATTATACTTTTCATATGTGAGGAGATGGAAAATGcaaaagagaagataaaatgaaactttaataACACCAAGAAAAGGTATAATTTTTGAACTTtcttagatttaaaattttcttgtgTATTATTTAGAGTTTTAACTATTTCTAATATAGCATATTTGATATCTATTTTAAGCTTTTGAtctagataatttaatttttgtggaACCTAATGATGATGCACAATCTGAGAAAGaccttgatgatgatgatggagatggagatgatgatgaaagtGATGATATTCATGGAGATGATCCTATTAGATGATTGGACATGCTTCTTTGAAGACATTTTgtgctttttttaattatttaaatgcttTAATTTTGACACTATTTGCATGGTTGTCAAACTCTAGAGTCAACTTgtagactcttacgagtttacacGAGTCCACTCCGAGTCCACGAGTCTGCTCCGAGTTTGCTCAAAAACGAGTTTGCTTCCGAGTCAACTCATGGGACTGAAGTAAAATCttaaactcgtaagagtctacGAGTTGACTTTAGAGTTTGACAACCATGCTATTAGTAAGACTTAGAGTATTCATTAAGAAACTaacagaaaaaaatgtttattgtaaaaattgtaaaaaaagttaaaaataatataattttatgcattttaataaaatatttttcttcatgtACTAAggacataattaatatttgcctttaataaattaactattaattaagTCATTCTCATATATGTTTAAAGTTATTACAcatagattaaaaattatttaatgaaaataaaatttattatatttaaattaaaatatccttATTTAATATCTTGATCTTTAATATTTGCACCAGTAGTAATGGATACTAAGggtatatttcttttaaaaaataaagatatatttgagaaaaatacattaattaaattttgaaattttaaaacatcaaatattttagaaaaaaatagaaagctaAAAAGATATAGGATGGAGGAAATATTTGAGTTTCTaagtttgttttgtgaattacTTTCTTGTTTAGTTTTCTTCGTTTGCTTAAATTATTaatcagaaatatatatattatagatttCTATTCAAGGTTAGATTATTTATGAAATCTAAatgattcttataaaatattattttaaaacatccATGTTTTGTCCTTAAAATAAAAGTAGagagataattaattataaaaaaaattgatactttcacatttgtttagttttttatgAGTTATTTTCACATTTGTTTACATTATTATACTTTCCAAATTcctcattttttctctctttttttcattgttctatcccttttattttcatgaaccATCTCCAATCCGTCCGTACAATGTGAGAGAACATATTTTTGTAgctagaaataaaaatagtaggattctctaaaaaaaaatagaaatagtaggagaagaaaaagaaggtaCACTGATAAACAGTGAGGTCAGTTGCAGTTGATTGTACCCGAGCCAACTTGGGAATTGGGACCAGTGGCCCAAGCCCAACGAACACGGCTCGGCTCAGCTTCGTAGCCAACTTGAGCGAAATGACGTCATCTTGGATTTCACCCATGACATCATCACATCTATCCCATCCCTTCCTTGCGTGCCACGTGGTGTCATGCTGATTCGTTCTCTATTATTTCAGTCGCAGCCCGCGCGTGATAACCACCACCTCAGAAGTGTTCTATTTACATTTTAGACTTACAGATAACTTTTGCCTTCAATGCCCACCAAACTTACGATTCAAACTAGCCAATAAAATCCTGTGTTTAGGAGAAATTTTACGTGGGCATTGCTCtccctttaattaaatgttaaaaattaaaaatataaaatgaaggaAAACATTTTGGGttaaccttaatttttttaatattccaaCAATATgagtaaattatttaaaaaggagtttaattattaatattccaattaaattcttaaaaacaattaaataaaataataagcgTGTTTAATATATATCTTGCTTTGACTTAAACTAATATATGTCCGGActaattagaatttagaaatttaattttataagatttttttttgtgtgaatcaAAGTAAGTTTAATATAAAGACAATTGTTTTAACagtattaataaaaatgattttagttgGGAAAAAATACAACTTTTCTTATTTCATAGCGAGGGAGTTGAAACCAAGTGTACGTATTGCATCAAATTAAAGttggaaaattatatttataataactaaaaagatgttttatcttttaaaatttatcctatatatagaaaattatatatcaataatgatatttttttatttttaaaaacaaaaaatcatgttaaaaatttataataatacacGTCATATTCTTAATTATATGCTCTTAacataaatatgtttattttaacttaaccCATaacattttacatatataatgtattatttgttttaaaatatagacTTTAAAACATTctcaaattttagtttcaacCTTTTTAAAGTTACACTTAGTAATATTAAAGGTTGAAAATCTATATATTATGTGGATAAATcacattattaaataaatgtcaTCAAGTTGCATGGGATAATCTTGAAGTgcaaaaaaacaagaacaaaaaacgAAAAACGCACGCGCCTAGTGTCGGCTGGAGTGTGCCCACGCCATCCCCATTGCTCTCACGCACCTTCTCTTTAACCCAAccaaagttacgaaaactcagtTTAGTCATTCATCTAATTGAtagtggtatatatatatatatatatatatatatatatatatatatatatataagattatttaatttaaaaaattcatttatattccaaaatttaaaataataattaaaatattaaaattaataacaaaaattcataaataacaatttaataatataattacacAAATTTTAGATCTTTTTAAAGCGTTTtaaagtatttcttttattttacaaaataaattttaaaagccgatttaaattatcaaatttatccaaaatTGATCAAAACTGATGGGATCATCTCGAATTAAATACATAATTGATCTAATAATCAAATCTCCATTATACCGTCGGATCCCGTTAAACCAGTTGGGCCAGTTAAGTCAGACCGGAATTTTAAACTAGAGACCCAATACATGAagtaattttctttcattttcctcTCTTCCCCGGAAACACCCCACccctcctttatttattattccccaaaaccaaaaccccTTTATTCATTTCTCTTGCTTACCCTATCTATGAACACTCCTCATTATCCTCTTCTCTAGCAAAGTCATATATAGTACGGACACTGTTAGTTAACTAATTAGTTCTTAATCACCCTATGGACACCATTCGCAGTACCACCACCATCAGCGTGCAACAAAGAacccccacaaagaaaaccaagcCCAAGAAAAAGAACACCCCTCACCCAGTGAAGGTAGTGTACATATCCAACCCCATGAAGATCAAGACCAGCGCATCCGAGTTTAGGGCTTTGGTGCAAGAGCTCACCGGCCAGGACGCCGAGTCCCCGCCAGATCCCACCCGCTTCCACGGCCTAATTCACCCTGATTCCTCCTCTTCTGTCGATCACAtcgaagaggaagaggacaaTGTTCACAGTGTGAATTGTGTTGTTCCTCCCGCAGTCGCCGACGAGAATATGAGCCTCGCCGGCTGCTACGAGgaggaacaacaacaacagccttcCTCGATGGAGAGTATAAATAATTTCGAGCCGCT is a genomic window containing:
- the LOC102661022 gene encoding sigma factor binding protein 1, chloroplastic codes for the protein MDTIRSTTTISVQQRTPTKKTKPKKKNTPHPVKVVYISNPMKIKTSASEFRALVQELTGQDAESPPDPTRFHGLIHPDSSSSVDHIEEEEDNVHSVNCVVPPAVADENMSLAGCYEEEQQQQPSSMESINNFEPLDDDDVFTPQMIENISALLPASVFYESPHLNHW